A stretch of the Capsicum annuum cultivar UCD-10X-F1 chromosome 8, UCD10Xv1.1, whole genome shotgun sequence genome encodes the following:
- the LOC107840298 gene encoding presequence protease 1, chloroplastic/mitochondrial yields the protein MEKAVLLRSLSSTSTLAFSRIFSRSSHKFASYTAKRHRLLQNLHRRRSLLRSNIRGISHSVQLKRQFYPLSVRAIATSAPQSSQDFVGADDEVAEKFGFEKLSEQFIDECKSKAVLYKHKKTGAEVMSVANDDENKVFGVVFRTPPKDSTGIPHILEHSVLCGSRKYPLKEPFVELLKGSLNTFLNAFTYPDRTCYPVASTNTKDFYNLVDVYLDAVFFPKCVEDFQTFQQEGWHYELNDPSEDITFKGVVFNEMKGVYSQPDNLLGRTSQQALFPDNTYGVDSGGDPRVIPSLSFEEFKEFHRKFYHPSNARIWFYGDDDPNERLRILSEYLNMFDASSAPHESRVEPQRLFSEPVRIIEKYPVGEDGDLKKKHMVCVNWLLSDKPLDLETELALGFLDHLLLGTPASPLRKILLESGFGDAIVGGGIEDELLQPQFSIGLKGVSEENIQKVEELIMSTLEGLAEKGFDSDAVEASMNTIEFSLRENNTGSFPRGLALMLRSIGKWVYDMDPFEPLKYQKPLEALKARIAKEGSKAVFAPLMAEYILKNPHRVTVEMQPDPEKASREEQIEKETLDKVKASMTQEDLAELARATHELRLKQETPDPPEALKSVPSLSLQDIPREPVLVPTEIGDINGVKVLRHDLFTNDVLYAEVVFNMSSLKQELLPLVPLFCQSLLEMGTKDLDFVQLNQLIGRKTGGISVYPFTSSVRGKVDPCSKIIVRGKAMSQRTEDLFNLINRVLQDVQLDDQKRFKQFVSQSRSRMENRLRGRGHSIAAARMGAKLNIAGWISEQMGGVSYLEFLKGLEDQVEKDWPQISSSLEEIRKSLLSKNGCLINLTADGKNLTNAEKHISKFLDLLPSTSLVESAAWNAQLSCLNEAFVVPTQVNYVGKAANLYEAGYEFEGSAYVISNYISNTWLWDRVRVSGGAYGGFCSFDSHSGIFSFLSYRDPNLLKTLDVYDGTSGFLKELEMDEDALTKAIIGTIGDVDSYQLPDAKGYSSLLRHLLGVTDEERQRRRAEILSTRLEDFKKFGDVMEAVKDKGVVVAVASPDDVEAANKERSNFLEVKKAL from the exons ATGGAGAAGGCGGTGCTTCTTCGCTCTCTTTCTTCCACTTCTACCCTCGCCTTTTCTAGAATCTTCTCACGCTCTTCACACAAATTCGCTTCTTACACAGCTAAACGGCACCGTTTACTTCAGAACCTTCACCGCCGGCGTTCACTTCTCCGGAGCAATATTCGCGGCATATCGCATTCAGTACAATTGAAACGACAGTTTTACCCTCTCTCCGTTCGAGCTATAGCTACTTCCGCTCCTCAATCATCTCAAG ATTTTGTTGGTGCTGATGATGAAGTGGCTGAGAAATTCGGGTTCGAGAAATTATCCGAGCAGTTTATTGATGAGTGTAAATCTAAAGCTGTTTTGTATAAACATAAGAAAACTGGTGCTGAAGTAATGTCGGTGGCCAACGACGACGAGAATAAAGTATTTGGCGTTGTCTTCAGGACGCCTCC GAAAGATTCTACTGGAATTCCTCACATATTGGAACATAGTGTACTGTGTGGTTCAAGAAAGTATCCTTTGAAAGAACCTTTTGTTGAACTGTTGAAGGGAAGCTTGAACACTTTTCTGAATGCGTTCACATATCCAGATAGGACATGTTATCCCGTGGCATCCACAAATACAAAG GATTTCTACAACCTGGTTGATGTGTACTTAGACGCTGTCTTTTTCCCTAAATGTGTGGAGGATTTCCAAACATTTCAACAAGAGGGTTGGCATTATGAACTGAATGACCCGTCAGAAGACATAACGTTTAAAG GGGTTGTCTTCAATGAGATGAAGGGAGTTTATTCTCAGCCTGATAATCTATTGGGTCGAACTTCCCAGCAG GCGCTTTTTCCTGATAATACCTATGGTGTTGACAGTGGCGGTGACCCACGAGTAATTCCTAGCCTTTCTTTTGAGGAATTTAAG GAATTCCACAGAAAATTTTACCATCCAAGCAATGCAAGAATATGGTTTTATGGAGATGATGACCCAAATGAACGCCTACGGATCTTAAGTG AGTATTTGAACATGTTTGATGCAAGTTCAGCTCCACATGAATCAAGAGTTGAACCACAGAGACTATTTTCGGAGCCTGTTAGGATCATAGAAAAATATCCTGTTGGGGAAGATGGAGACCTGAAAAAGAAGCACATGGTATGCGTTAATTGGCTGCTATCTGACAAGCCACTGGATTTGGAAACTGAGCTTGCCCTAGGTTTTTTGGACCATCTGCTTTTGGGGACTCCAGCTTCTCCCCTGAGGAAGATCTTGCTAGAAAGTGGTTTTGGAGATGCTATTGTTGGTGGAGGGATTGAGGATGAGCTTCTTCAGCCTCAGTTTAGCATTGGGTTGAAGGGTGTCTCAGAAGAGAACATTCAAAAGGTTGAAGAATTGATCATGAGCACTCTAGAAGGCTTAGCTGAGAAAGGTTTCGATTCAGATGCCGTGGAGGCATCAATGAACACAATTGAATTTTCTCTTAGAGAAAATAATACGGGTTCATTCCCACGCGGTTTAGCGTTGATGCTCCGCTCTATT GGGAAATGGGTTTATGACATGGATCCATTTGAACCATTGAAGTATCAGAAACCTTTGGAGGCCCTGAAAGCCAGGATAGCTAAGGAAGGTTCCAAAGCTGTTTTTGCTCCTTTAATGGCCgaatacatcttgaaaaatcCTCACCGTGTAACGGTTGAGATGCAG CCTGACCCAGAGAAGGCATCTCGTGAGgaacaaatagaaaaagaaacattGGATAAAGTTAAAGCAAGCATGACCCAAGAAGATCTTGCTGAGCTGGCTCGGGCAACACATGAACTACGTTTAAAGCAAGAAACTCCTGACCCACCAGAAGCTCTAAAGAGTGTGCCCAGCCTCTCTCTACAAGATATCCCTCGAGAACCTGTACTAGTTCCAACTGAG ATTGGAGACATCAATGGGGTAAAAGTTTTGCGACACGACCTTTTCACAAATGATGTTCTTTATGCTGAAGTTGTCTTCAATATGAGCTCATTGAAGCAAGAGCTTCTACCCTTGGTCCCACTTTTCTG TCAGTCTCTGCTGGAGATGGGCACAAAGGATTTAGACTTTGTGCAGTTGAACCAGTTGATTGGAAGGAAAACTGGAGGAATATCAGTCTATCCTTTCACCTCATCTGTGCGTGGCAAGGTGGATCCATGTAGCAAGATAATTGTTCGAGGCAAAGCCATGTCACAACGTACAGAAGATCTATTTAACTTG ATCAACCGCGTGCTTCAAGATGTCCAGCTAGATGACCAAAAGCGTTTTAAGCAGTTTGTTTCTCAAAGCAGATCGAGAATGGAG AATCGTCTAAGGGGCAGAGGTCATAGCATTGCTGCTGCAAGGATGGGTGCGAAGCTCAACATTGCCGGGTGGATATCTGAACAAATGGGTGGTGTAAG CTACTTGGAATTTCTGAAGGGTCTTGAAGACCAAGTTGAGAAGGATTGGCCCCAAATATCTTCATCCCTTGAGGAGATCCGAAAATCCTTACTTTCGAAGAATGGGTGTCTGATAAATTTGACAGCTGATGGGAAGAATCTAACCAACGCGGAGAAACATATTAGCAAATTTCTTGATTTGCTTCCAAGCACATCTCTAGTGGAGTCAGCTGCTTGGAATGCACAATTGTCTTGCTTGAATGAAGCTTTTGTTGTTCCTACTCAG GTTAATTATGTTGGAAAAGCAGCTAATCTATATGAAGCTGGTTATGAGTTTGAAGGCAGTGCTTAtgttatttctaattatataaGTAATACATGGCTATGGGATCGTGTACGTGTTAGTGGTGGAGCTTATGGAGGATTTTGTAGTTTTGACTCACATTCAG GGATATTCTCATTTTTATCTTACCGAGACCCAAATTTATTGAAGACACTTGATGTGTATGACGGAACCAGTGGTTTCCTTAAAGAACTTGAAATGGATGAGGACGCACTCACAAAGGCAATTATTGGGACTATTGGGGATGTAGATTCTTACCAGTTACCTGACGCCAAAGGATATAGTAG TTTATTACGGCATTTACTGGGAGTAACAGATGAAGAAAGACAAAGGAGACGTGCGGAGATATTATCAACAAG GCTGGAAGATTTCAAGAAATTTGGAGACGTCATGGAGGCAGTTAAAGATAAAGGGGTTGTTGTTGCTGTAGCATCACCAGATGATGTTGAGGCAGCAAACAAGGAGCGTTCCAACTTTTTGGAAGTCAAGAAAGCACTCTGA